One genomic segment of Paraburkholderia caffeinilytica includes these proteins:
- a CDS encoding flavin-containing monooxygenase, with protein sequence MTSASSAQPASPRIAIVGSGFAGIGMAVRLQQMGITSFTIYEAAGDVGGTWRDNTYPGAACDVPSHLYSFSFEPNPAWSRAFSSQAEILAYLKHCARKYGVDRYVRCNARVVSARFDEARQAWQVEIVSNGTRESIEADVVIAASGPLSRPAMPRIAGLERFEGKLFHSARWDHDYPLEGKRVAVIGTGASAIQFVPQIQPRVAQLDVFQRTAPWIMPKPNKPVGPRAHWLFRHLPFTQRFVRNAIYWQLESRAIAFVVNPKLMKLPMKFGMSYLERRVKDPALRAKLTPNYRLGCKRVLLSSDYYPALNQPNVDLVTTGIREIVADGIVTDDGTHHPADAIICGTGFQVNDVGAPFDVTGLAGADLGAMWLRDGPEAYLGTSVADFPNFFMIVGPNTGLGHNSIIYMIESQVQYIADCLRVLRRRKARTMNLRADVQRDFNARLQKEMRHSVWASGCHSWYQTKSGKVTTQWPGFTFSFRKRTRRVRPHDYRFAP encoded by the coding sequence GTGACGTCTGCTTCATCCGCCCAACCCGCGTCGCCACGCATTGCCATTGTCGGCAGCGGATTTGCGGGCATCGGCATGGCAGTCCGCCTTCAGCAGATGGGCATCACGTCGTTCACGATTTACGAGGCGGCCGGCGACGTTGGCGGCACGTGGCGCGACAACACCTATCCCGGCGCGGCCTGCGATGTGCCTTCGCATCTGTATTCGTTTTCGTTCGAGCCGAATCCGGCGTGGTCGCGTGCGTTCAGCAGCCAGGCGGAGATCCTCGCTTACCTCAAGCATTGCGCGCGCAAATACGGTGTCGATCGTTATGTTCGTTGCAACGCGCGCGTGGTCTCGGCGCGTTTCGATGAAGCGCGGCAGGCATGGCAGGTCGAGATCGTTTCGAACGGCACGCGCGAAAGCATCGAGGCCGATGTCGTGATCGCCGCGAGCGGTCCGCTATCGCGGCCGGCCATGCCGCGGATCGCCGGGCTCGAGCGCTTCGAAGGCAAGCTGTTTCATTCCGCGCGCTGGGACCACGATTATCCACTTGAAGGCAAGCGCGTCGCGGTGATCGGTACCGGCGCCAGCGCGATCCAGTTCGTGCCGCAGATCCAGCCGCGCGTCGCGCAACTCGACGTGTTCCAGCGCACCGCACCGTGGATCATGCCCAAGCCCAACAAGCCGGTCGGCCCGCGCGCGCATTGGCTGTTCCGTCACCTGCCGTTTACACAGCGCTTCGTGCGCAACGCGATCTACTGGCAGCTCGAATCGCGTGCGATTGCGTTCGTCGTCAATCCGAAGCTGATGAAGCTGCCGATGAAATTCGGCATGAGCTACCTCGAACGGCGCGTCAAGGACCCGGCGCTGCGCGCCAAGCTGACGCCGAACTACCGGCTCGGCTGCAAGCGCGTGCTGCTGTCGAGCGATTACTATCCGGCGCTCAACCAGCCGAACGTCGATCTGGTGACAACCGGCATCCGCGAAATCGTCGCCGACGGCATCGTCACCGACGACGGCACGCATCACCCGGCGGACGCGATCATCTGCGGCACGGGCTTTCAGGTCAACGACGTGGGTGCGCCATTCGACGTGACCGGTCTCGCCGGTGCCGACCTCGGCGCGATGTGGCTCCGCGACGGGCCGGAGGCCTACCTGGGCACCAGCGTCGCCGACTTCCCGAACTTCTTCATGATCGTCGGTCCGAACACCGGGCTCGGTCACAACTCGATCATCTACATGATCGAGTCGCAAGTGCAGTACATCGCCGATTGCCTGCGCGTGTTGCGCCGACGCAAGGCGCGCACGATGAACCTGCGAGCCGACGTCCAGCGCGACTTCAATGCGCGTCTGCAGAAAGAGATGCGGCACTCCGTGTGGGCCAGTGGCTGCCATAGCTGGTATCAGACGAAGAGCGGCAAGGTCACGACGCAGTGGCCGGGCTTCACATTCAGCTTTCGCAAACGCACGCGGCGAGTGCGGCCGCACGATTATCGCTTCGCACCTTGA